A single Oncorhynchus mykiss isolate Arlee chromosome 24, USDA_OmykA_1.1, whole genome shotgun sequence DNA region contains:
- the LOC110503892 gene encoding polypeptide N-acetylgalactosaminyltransferase 17 isoform X2: protein MAFVLRRWRVLLVLNVVAVAGFMTLWTKCTHTRVAKTIGQEDVKRQSRSNGTAQGLSISHEVLLKRLGSLEDVVYRQLNGLSKSLGLIEGFGGRGKGGFPATLASKEEADAKVLREKYGYNAYLSQKISLDRSIPDFRPSKCKKASFPRDLPNISLIFIFVNEALSVILRSVHSAVNHTPAHLLKEIILVDDYSDDEQLKGPLEDYVNKRYPGMVKIVRNQKREGLIRARIEGWKAASSEVTGFFDAHVEFTPSWAEPVLIRIKEDHKRIILPSIDNIKHETFELERYENSGHGYNWELWCMYINPPKQWWDDGDTSAPIRTPAMIGCSFVVNREYFGHLGLLDSGMDVYGGENIELGIKVWLCGGSMEVLPCSRVAHIARMKKPYHSNIASSTRRNALRVAEVWMDQYKSQVYLAWNIPMENHGIDYGDISQRVALRKSLHCKNFEWYLDNVYPEMRRYNNTLFYGEIRSSKATHLCMDQGEKVNHTATLHPCHGMGPQLGRYTKEGHFFLGALGSTGDETRCLMDDQVSNFPQLLNCDKVSNTRLTTWHFSQNESIINRATGRCLEVIQANVYFGHSLVLQTCSGQRWNIKNTMKQ from the exons ATGGCTTTTGTGTTAAGAAGATGGAGAGTGTTATTGGTGCTGAACGTGGTTGCGGTTGCGGGGTTCATGACACTTTGGACCAAGTGCACCCACACCCGAGTAGCAAAAACCATCGGTCAGGAAGATGTGAAAAGACAATCACGATCTAACGGCACTGCTCAAGGTTTGAGCATCAGTCATGAAGTATTGCTAAAGAGGCTCGGGTCGTTGGAGGACGTGGTTTACAGACAGCTTAATG GTCTGTCCAAGTCCCTGGGGCTGATCGAGGGTTTTGGGGGGCGAGGTAAAGGGGGGTTCCCCGCCACCCTAGCCTCAAAAGAAGAGGCTGATGCCAAAGTACTGAGGGAGAAATATGGATACAATGCTTACCTCAGCCAAAAGATATCACTGGACCGGTCCATACCAGACTTCCGGCCTAGCAA GTGTAAAAAGGCCAGCTTCCCCAGGGATCTTCCAAACATCTCCCTTATCTTCATCTTTGTCAATGAGGCGTTGTCAGTAATCCTCCGCTCCGTCCACTCAGCTGTCAATCACACACCGGCTCACCTCCTCAAAGAGATCATCTTGGTGGACGACTACAGCGATGACG AACAACTGAAAGGGCCGTTGGAGGATTATGTAAACAAGCGTTACCCAGGTATGGTGAAAATCGTGAGGAACCAGAAGCGAGAGGGACTGATCCGTGCCCGCATCGAGGGCTGGAAGGCAGCCAGTAGCGAGGTGACGGGTTTCTTCGATGCCCACGTTGAGTTCACACCCTCCTG GGCTGAGCCGGTTCTGATCAGAATCAAAGAGGACCACAAGAGGATCATCCTGCCCTCCATCGATAACATCAAGCACGAGACTTTTGAGCTGGAGCGCTACGAGAACTCTGGCCATGGCTACAATTGGGAGCTGTGGTGCATGTACATCAACCCCCCCAAACAGTGGTGGGATGACGGGGACACCTCCGCACCCATTAG AACTCCTGCAATGATTGGTTGCTCCTTTGTGGTCAACCGCGAGTACTTTGGGCACCTGGGGCTGCTGGACTCTGGCATGGACGTCTACGGAGGAGAGAACATTGAACTGGGGATCAAG GTGTGGCTGTGTGGGGGCAGTATGGAGGTGCTGCCCTGCTCCAGAGTGGCTCACATCGCCAGGATGAAGAAGCCCTACCACAGCAACATAGCTTCCAGCACGCGGCGTAATGCCCTGCGTGTGGCCGAGGTCTGGATGGACCAGTATAAGTCCCAAGTCTACCTGGCCTGGAACATTCCAATGGAG AACCATGGGATAGACTATGGGGACATTTCTCAGAGGGTAGCCTTGAGGAAGTCTCTGCATTGTAAGAACTTTGAGTGGTACCTGGACAACGTCTATCCAGAGATGAGGAGGTACAACAACACTCTCTTTTATGGGGAG atTCGTAGTAGCAAAGCGACCCATCTGTGTATGGACCAGGGAGAGAAGGTAAACCACACGGCCACCCTGCACCCCTGTCACGGAATGGGACCTCAG TTGGGTCGGTACACCAAGGAGGGCCATTTTTTCCTCGGCGCTCTGGGCAGTACAGGGGACGAAACACGCTGTCTGATGGACGACCAGGTCTCCAATTTCCCTCAGCTCCTCAACTGTGACAAAGTCTCCAACACCAGGCTGACCACATGGCACTTCTCTCAG AACGAGTCGATCATCAACAGAGCCACGGGTCGCTGTCTGGAGGTGATACAGGCTAACGTTTACTTCGGACACTCGCTGGTGCTTCAGACCTGCTCCGGACAGAGGTGGAACATCAAAAACACAATGAAGCAGTAG
- the LOC110503892 gene encoding polypeptide N-acetylgalactosaminyltransferase 17 isoform X1 codes for MAFVLRRWRVLLVLNVVAVAGFMTLWTKCTHTRVAKTIGQEDVKRQSRSNGTAQGLSISHEVLLKRLGSLEDVVYRQLNGLSKSLGLIEGFGGRGKGGFPATLASKEEADAKVLREKYGYNAYLSQKISLDRSIPDFRPSKCKKASFPRDLPNISLIFIFVNEALSVILRSVHSAVNHTPAHLLKEIILVDDYSDDVIFGCVPEQLKGPLEDYVNKRYPGMVKIVRNQKREGLIRARIEGWKAASSEVTGFFDAHVEFTPSWAEPVLIRIKEDHKRIILPSIDNIKHETFELERYENSGHGYNWELWCMYINPPKQWWDDGDTSAPIRTPAMIGCSFVVNREYFGHLGLLDSGMDVYGGENIELGIKVWLCGGSMEVLPCSRVAHIARMKKPYHSNIASSTRRNALRVAEVWMDQYKSQVYLAWNIPMENHGIDYGDISQRVALRKSLHCKNFEWYLDNVYPEMRRYNNTLFYGEIRSSKATHLCMDQGEKVNHTATLHPCHGMGPQLGRYTKEGHFFLGALGSTGDETRCLMDDQVSNFPQLLNCDKVSNTRLTTWHFSQNESIINRATGRCLEVIQANVYFGHSLVLQTCSGQRWNIKNTMKQ; via the exons ATGGCTTTTGTGTTAAGAAGATGGAGAGTGTTATTGGTGCTGAACGTGGTTGCGGTTGCGGGGTTCATGACACTTTGGACCAAGTGCACCCACACCCGAGTAGCAAAAACCATCGGTCAGGAAGATGTGAAAAGACAATCACGATCTAACGGCACTGCTCAAGGTTTGAGCATCAGTCATGAAGTATTGCTAAAGAGGCTCGGGTCGTTGGAGGACGTGGTTTACAGACAGCTTAATG GTCTGTCCAAGTCCCTGGGGCTGATCGAGGGTTTTGGGGGGCGAGGTAAAGGGGGGTTCCCCGCCACCCTAGCCTCAAAAGAAGAGGCTGATGCCAAAGTACTGAGGGAGAAATATGGATACAATGCTTACCTCAGCCAAAAGATATCACTGGACCGGTCCATACCAGACTTCCGGCCTAGCAA GTGTAAAAAGGCCAGCTTCCCCAGGGATCTTCCAAACATCTCCCTTATCTTCATCTTTGTCAATGAGGCGTTGTCAGTAATCCTCCGCTCCGTCCACTCAGCTGTCAATCACACACCGGCTCACCTCCTCAAAGAGATCATCTTGGTGGACGACTACAGCGATGACG TTATATTTGGTTGTGTCCCAGAACAACTGAAAGGGCCGTTGGAGGATTATGTAAACAAGCGTTACCCAGGTATGGTGAAAATCGTGAGGAACCAGAAGCGAGAGGGACTGATCCGTGCCCGCATCGAGGGCTGGAAGGCAGCCAGTAGCGAGGTGACGGGTTTCTTCGATGCCCACGTTGAGTTCACACCCTCCTG GGCTGAGCCGGTTCTGATCAGAATCAAAGAGGACCACAAGAGGATCATCCTGCCCTCCATCGATAACATCAAGCACGAGACTTTTGAGCTGGAGCGCTACGAGAACTCTGGCCATGGCTACAATTGGGAGCTGTGGTGCATGTACATCAACCCCCCCAAACAGTGGTGGGATGACGGGGACACCTCCGCACCCATTAG AACTCCTGCAATGATTGGTTGCTCCTTTGTGGTCAACCGCGAGTACTTTGGGCACCTGGGGCTGCTGGACTCTGGCATGGACGTCTACGGAGGAGAGAACATTGAACTGGGGATCAAG GTGTGGCTGTGTGGGGGCAGTATGGAGGTGCTGCCCTGCTCCAGAGTGGCTCACATCGCCAGGATGAAGAAGCCCTACCACAGCAACATAGCTTCCAGCACGCGGCGTAATGCCCTGCGTGTGGCCGAGGTCTGGATGGACCAGTATAAGTCCCAAGTCTACCTGGCCTGGAACATTCCAATGGAG AACCATGGGATAGACTATGGGGACATTTCTCAGAGGGTAGCCTTGAGGAAGTCTCTGCATTGTAAGAACTTTGAGTGGTACCTGGACAACGTCTATCCAGAGATGAGGAGGTACAACAACACTCTCTTTTATGGGGAG atTCGTAGTAGCAAAGCGACCCATCTGTGTATGGACCAGGGAGAGAAGGTAAACCACACGGCCACCCTGCACCCCTGTCACGGAATGGGACCTCAG TTGGGTCGGTACACCAAGGAGGGCCATTTTTTCCTCGGCGCTCTGGGCAGTACAGGGGACGAAACACGCTGTCTGATGGACGACCAGGTCTCCAATTTCCCTCAGCTCCTCAACTGTGACAAAGTCTCCAACACCAGGCTGACCACATGGCACTTCTCTCAG AACGAGTCGATCATCAACAGAGCCACGGGTCGCTGTCTGGAGGTGATACAGGCTAACGTTTACTTCGGACACTCGCTGGTGCTTCAGACCTGCTCCGGACAGAGGTGGAACATCAAAAACACAATGAAGCAGTAG